In the genome of Lathyrus oleraceus cultivar Zhongwan6 chromosome 4, CAAS_Psat_ZW6_1.0, whole genome shotgun sequence, the window acattgatattgagagctttttgtaagagagaaaaacagagtttttcttctttaactttctgctttgaacaatgatgatgaggagctaaactccccttttgtcaagattggaggtagtagctattctcatatgtttatgtattccatttgatttatatatatgataaagattgttgatgtattgaatactgtttttgccctaagttgaaaaccagatttgagtagttgtcgagagagattatttgagtcttgacataaaacagattttcaagtagtgaataagttgtagagatagatttattcattgctcttctttggtattaaacattaaagattgatatattgatagttaggtggagagatcgtctaaggatcaatatagtgattatcacaatatcatttagacataaatgactttgagaggatacttgaacatcatcaataatcttaaatctatatagttatcataaggaagcataaacatttgaaatagtgaactccaatcttgccaagcttttatatttgattaaaaccattctactatttttagtgacatttactcacaagataatttttcaaacaaaacaaccttgttactttctaaacttataacatttggattatagaacggcagtaatatcaaccaatctctgtggatacgatataaaatatttgccgaagatatacttttcaacaagGGGTTTACATCTTCAAGAACCCCATGCATGAGTTATTCTTCTTATCAAATAAAATTGTTCAGTCGAACATTGCTTTACtaattatttctatttttattcTTAATGTCGCTTTTAttttgataagataaaaacaTTAAAATAGTGGAAACAACAATGCTTTTGAAAACTTTAATTTGTTTTGAATTTGAAAATATTAAAGGAATGTTTGTTGGTTTACAACAATGCATCTGGTTCACAAGATGTGGGACATTTCCTGCACCATTGTAATCTAAAGCAAGTTTGAAGTGGTTATTTTATTCCAAAGGCAGAAGTCCTCACTAAAGTCCACTTGGTGACAAAGCAGAAATTAGAGTTTTTTGTGAAATATTTTCATGGTGTCAGAACTATTCAAGACAAGGCGTCAGGGAATCAGATCTTGATACCCACAAAATACATAAACTAGTATATACATGCATTCATTCTTCTtatttgcatatcatgtacaAAAGAAATGATGCATAAACTGCAGTTGGATTCAATAACCTCTCAAGGAAGTGCAGTGCAATCCTCAACATAATGAAGATTCAAGAGGTGTTTTCATGAGTAGAATAGTTAGTTTCTTCAGTGAGTACTTTTAGAAGTCGGTCATTGTCAATTTTAATTCTCAAGACGAGTTTTCTTCCCCAACAAGGTGATTCATATTCTCCCATTGGAACTCTGATGTCAACGGAATTTTTGCTTGGTTTCCTCAATAGATAACTCCCCACAGAGTTTCCCGAGTTTTTTATTTTCTCCAGCAAAATTTCATAAACTCCCTAAGTGAGTTTCATACCAGCAGGATTCCATAAGCAGGGTATCCCTAACATCTTTATCTTCAGCAAGTCTCTTTGAAGAAGCCGTCTAAGATGGACATCTCTTCATAAGTTAGAAATCTCCCTAGTGAGTCTAATGGACCAGAGTTCCTTTATAGACAAGGTCTACCGTATGTTTCTTAGTATAAATTCAATGAGTCTTCGGTGTATTTTTCCAGAGAGTCTTTTGCATTCTCCAATAGATTACTTCAGTCAATCCCCGACAGAGGTGGTATTCCTTACTGATCTACTCTCTGAAGAAGCATTAAATTGGACCTGTCATCCTGATAGTTGAGAGTAATGCTAAGCCTTTTGGATAGAATTAACCTTTCATCCCCAACAAGCCTTTGGGATCTTCTTACTCCCCATAAGAGTTTTCTCTCTGTCGAGACCAATTGAATATGCAGTTATTCCCCAAAGGAAGTCTTTTCTTTATTTCCTAAAAGTGGTTTCAGCCATGACTGGATGAATATATTTTATTTTACCTTGTTCTGCTCCAACCAAGAGAAGTTGAATGCATTGGTTTGAGTTAAGAGCAGTTGAACACCATTttattttttgcagtttttcTTCAACCAAAagcagttgaatgcattagtttcagTAAAGAGAAATTGAGCACCATTTTTATTTCCCAGTTTTGCTTCAtccaagagcagttgaatgcattagtttcagccaagagcagctgaatactattttattttatgaaGTTTGCTTCAACCAAAAGGAATTGAATGTAGTAGTTTCAGCTAAGAGCAGTTGAACACTATTCTTTTTTATAGTTTGCATCAACCAAGAGCATCTAAATGCAATGGTTTTAGCCAAGAGAAGCTAGgcatcattttattttatgcagtTTGCATCAACTAAGAGCAGTCAGATGCAGTGGTTTCAGCCAATAGCAGCTGAAcactattttattttatgtagtttgcttcagccaagagcagttgaatgcagTTCTTtatcaagagtatttcttaactcatacatgTTTCGTCTTCATTTTTttaaggagtcaagagtacttATTAACTTGCATATcattaagaaatcaagagtatttcttaattcatatGCATCctcatgattaagaaatcaagagtatttcttaactcatacatgattcatttacattcataattaaggaatcaagagtatttcttaactcattttcatgtcatttgagaaatcaagagcatttctcagtACATTTAgattcatgattaagaaatcgAGAGCATTTCTTAAATCGTTTACATCCATGATTAAtaaatcaagagtatttcttgACACATACCCATTTTCATtctcatgattaagaaatcaagagtatttcaTAACTCATACCATTCATCTTTAAGAAGTCAAGGGTACTTCTTAACCTGCATATCATTtagaaatcaagagcatttcttaATTCATTTACATTTCATTCACTAGTATGATGATTAAGAGAGCAAaagtatttcttaattcattcatcTCTAAGGAGTCGAGAGTACTTCTTAACATGCATATCATTTACATTCTCATGATTAAGAAATCGAGGgtatttcttaactcatataCATTTTCATTCAATCATATGATGGTTAATAGATCAAGAGTATCTCTTAAATCATTCATCTCCAAGGAGTCGAGAGTACTTCTTAAGATGGATATCACCCGACGATTAGGAAACCAAAAGTATTTCCTACATCTTGTTGCATTCATTAGCATTATCATCGGTTaattaagaaatcaagagtatttcttaatccATGTTGCATTCATTCATAACTACAAACCTATCGTTCTTTTGCATAAAAGGAAAATTTTGTGTCTGTttggtatttaaactatcttCACCATGATGATTTGAAGACAAGAGTTCTTCATATCCTCAAGTTAAAtatgtttaaataggggcagttgtcataccctaaaattttccCCAAGTTTTTTCACTTGCATCAGCAAATCATAATCCTTTCATTTTATCATGCATTCTTTCAGTCAAAAGCATTCATCAGGGTTTAGATGAAAAGTCGGAAGTTCTGGCATTTTGTCTAGTCTTGATGACATTCATTCTACCATCTGTTGATTAAGAAGTTAAAAGACTTGATTTTTTAATCTTAGTGAATCTTTTATTTTCATTGCATCATGTTCTATAGATTCAAAAAATGACAATCAAGAGTATTATCATCACCTGAATCTTTGTGGAGTTTTAATTATGATTGAGAATCGGAAGTAAATGGTCCAAGGGCGATTTATTTGCATCTGATTTTATATTCACGGTTATTCAGTTGGCAATTTGGTGAATTTACAAGACGTCTTCATTTTATACTTGTCACATCATGCATTTTGTCTCGCATAATGCTTAAAATATAAACCAGATAACTTTTTTTACCAACAGACAAATCGCTCAAATTGTGTTTGAAACTATATGTCGAATTCGCGGGTAACaaatttcaaaattgagcttTCAGACGTCAGTTTTATCAATCTACATTCCGTGTAGTTTAACTTGGTATGCTCGTTTTAATTTTCGACTATTTTTTTTGTCGCATTTTTGTTCGCTTGAGCATTTTAACCGatcgatttatttcaaaatttgatcaaaagCTGTATGTTCCCGAGAAATTTATTTTGTGCTTATCATTTTAGTgcatttgttttttttttctcgGAAATtttttaatccaattttttttcttttttattcttttatttatttattttaaattaaaataattgtTTGAACTAACTAGGGTTTAATGAGTAATTAATTTGGGTTTATTGGAAATACTATATTTTTAATCTTATGTTTTAACTAACATatttcaaaacaaaacaaaatgaaatgaaatagaaatgAAACAATTTGGCTAATATTAGCATCTTCCAATTCATACGTGATactccaaatccatcatcacacTTTTTGCTACAGTGTACTTAATTTTCCTGTTACTTGGTTTGACATTGCCACAAAACTACAAAGGACCTCCCTCTTGAGTCACATAACCTAACCCTCTCACTGCGCCTCTCAACTCACCCTCATAACACATCAATCtcacaacacttacaactcacAAAAGTCCTTCATCTAACACACTAACCTCTCCATTTACCATTCACGAATAAAAATAGATCTTAACCTTGATCCACGAACAACAGAGCTCTAATTTTTCTAattgcaccatgagaatacgtGGACATAAGGTTTTGAAGTCTTGGCGAGCATATTAGTTAAGAAATTATTTTTCCCCTTAATTAAAATCAATCGCAAGTAACATCTAACTAATAACACCCATCTGCACCAAGAACAATAAAAATTGTtctcattgagtacaacggatgtgagggcTGCTCATACCatccctttgcataaccgacttccttacccttttctATTCCCTTTGtgttttattgatattttccctttctctttgaataaataaaattcagtgGCAACTCTGTTGTATTTCGAGCGTGCGATTCACTCAGGTATATTTTGCAACGCGACACTTCTGATGAAAACCTTAAGAATAAAGGTTGCTTTACGCCTCCTATATTTTTGTATTAAAAAATTGTAATTAATTTAACACTTACAAATATCACAAAAgtaattaatttattaaaaatacaATACTTTTTGAAAAAACATGTCAAAGATATTTATTATTGATCCTTTGTTTTTTTACGAATCGATCTTTTATTACATCATATTTTTACAAATAGTCATGTGTACCTACACTATtcaaattctaattgaaaatGTTCCTCCACTATCACAGTTTTTACTCTACCTTTTTTCTAGATGAAAATCCAAAAGTTTCGATTGTCTAAGTTTCTTATGGTAACCCTCATTCACCCATAACCTTATTATGCGCACTTTCTCCCTCCTCCATAAATTTAAAGTTTCGATCATTCTCATCAAAATTATCTCCAAGATCCATAAATATAAATTTGGTATCAATGTTCGCAAAATCATTTTTCAACTCCCATCAATCCATAGTTGTTATCATTATTAGCCAAACTATTGTCAACTTTTGTTAATCCAAAGTTGATATTGTTGTCAACAAAAGCATTTTCACCAGCATTAATAAAAGGCCTTTTATTGGAAAATCTTAACGAAAAAAAGACTCAACTTTCTTATTCAATTTTTCAACGAGTTTAGGATTTTGAAGAACCATTTCAAACGAGTTCTTCAAATTATTAAGCCTATACTCTGATGCTTCTAATCTTTGCACTAGATTATCCACATGAAGCTTTTTAGCTGGAATGTACTGATTGAAACTAGAAATATCTAGTTCAAGAGAGGCTTTTTTATTCTCAAGTTTCTCAATTTCTTCTTCAAATGCTAGCCTTTCTACTTATCCAAGAGAGTGATTGTGAACAATTTGCTTGCCTTGAATATTACCAAGAAGATAATATTGATCTTTCAGAAAATACTCATTAGCAAAGTCCCATTGATCATGTTTTATTTTGTGAAATCCCTGACATTGAAAGACATAACAATGAACCATAATATATTAGACATCAAATTTGTATAGGGCAAAAACCATCTCGATTGATGTAGCCTAAATAAAAAACTTAGAGACAGAACAGATTCGACATTTAAAGTATGAACCAccttttaaaaataaaaaatgtaatGGTTAAAGAAATCTATGAGAATAATAAAAAAATGTAATTGAGTTTAGGCATAATAAATCAAATAATAAAAGAATATATGACGTACATAGGTATTGAAGAACCATTTCAAACGAGTTCTTCAAATTACTAAGCCTATACTCTGATGCTTCTAATCTTTGCACTAGATTATCCACATGAAGCTTTTTAGTTGGCATGTACTGATTGAAGTTAGAAATATCTAGTTCAATAGAGGATTTTTCATTTTCAAGTTTCTCAATTTCTTCTTCAAATGCTAGCCTTTCTACTTCTCCAAGAGAGTGATTGTGAACAATTTGCTTGCCTTGAATATTACCAAGAAGATAATATTGATCTTTCAGAAAATACTCATTAGCAAACTCCCATTGATCATGTTTTATTTTGTGAAATCCCTGACATTGAAAGACATAACAATGAACCATAATATATTAGACATCAAATTTGTATAGGGAAAAAGCCATCTCGATCGATGTAGCCTAAATAAAAAACTTAGAGACAGAAGAGATTCGACATTTAAAGTATGAACCAccttttaaaaataaaaaatgtaatGGTTAAAGAAATCTATGAGAATAATAACAAAATGTAATTGAGTTTAGGCATAATAATTCAAATAATAAAAGAATATATGACGTACATAGGTATTGAGCTGACAAACAAAGTTGGAGAAATTGTTGTGTCTGAAATACTTGCTAAGAAGATTGCTAGCGAATTCATCAGGGTCCTTAATGATGAAACTGTTGTGGCTTTGACTCCATGATACTATATTATCAATATATGGATCATCAACCATCTGGTAAATTTTCACTAGGAACTTTGACGGACCACCACCACCACCTTTTTCTGTCGTCGAATTCTCCATGATTTTTTTGGTTTCAAATGAACCATAGTGCATTATCTTATATACTAACAATCAAGTCCAAATACATTTGACTACCACATCATTTTCACATAAATAAATGCATATGATGCATTGAATTCATTGTACTTCTCTGGCACGCATGTCCATTGTATCAGTTTTTAgtcttttcctttctttcaaTAAAATAAATTTGTTAAAGTTTTTTGTCTTCTTgttttaaatataaataaatttgtttacacttaatttttattttatttgaccaaaatttaatttaaattattatcctttaaaaaatattttataaacaCTATTATGTTAATCAGTCAATAATATATACCAAACAAGATTATTTGAACATCGTCGAACataatataataaaatttaaGATTTTATACTTGTAGTATATGAATATCTAAATTCACCTTATattgaaaataataataataacatatATTATGTCAATAAAATTTAACATTATGTTGAAATTATTAAATATGTCAATAAGATATATCAAAATCTCTTTCTTATAAATATTTATTAATTCAGTTTATCATAATATGTCAAGTAcctaattaatataataaataatttttacatattttttaaaataatacATTATTTAAAAATAGAGAATTGATATCTTTAGACCATATTTCTACATCTACACCGTATATAATAAAGtttcaattttttattattaatttctTTCTCCTCTTACCAATTAAaacaaaaaacataaaaaagatatttatttaaaagatatatatatatatatatatatatatatatatatatatatatatatatatatatatatatatatatatatatatatatatatatatatatatatatatatatatatatatatatatatttggatgaaataattttaaataaatattatatatataatatttatttgagatattataataataagttattttttttaaaaataatatatttttttaaattgagGGAATATATATGTAAAAATGTATGATTAACCAACTTTATAACTTTATTATTCAacattttatattttattaactAACTTTGTtttatttgtaaatttttttttaatatctGAAAGTTTATTAACGAATTTCATCACTTGATTAACCAACCTTTTACATTTTATAACCC includes:
- the LOC127135227 gene encoding heat stress transcription factor A-5 — translated: MENSTTEKGGGGGPSKFLVKIYQMVDDPYIDNIVSWSQSHNSFIIKDPDEFASNLLSKYFRHNNFSNFVCQLNTYGFHKIKHDQWEFANEYFLKDQYYLLGNIQGKQIVHNHSLGEVERLAFEEEIEKLENEKSSIELDISNFNQYMPTKKLHVDNLVQRLEASEYRLSNLKNSFEMVLQYLCTSYILLLFDLLCLNSITFFYYSHRFL